From the genome of Argentina anserina chromosome 4, drPotAnse1.1, whole genome shotgun sequence, one region includes:
- the LOC126790838 gene encoding protein NRT1/ PTR FAMILY 5.2-like, with protein MAAVEEGANANQYTQDGTVDLKGNPVLRSKRGGWTACSFVVVYEVFERMAYYGISSNLILYLTKKLHQGTVTSANNVTNWVGTIWMTPILGAYVADAHLGRYWTFLIACIIYLSGMSVLTLAVSLPALKPPKCLEANVENCKKASTLQLAVFYGALYTLAIGTGGTKPNISTIGADQFDDFEPKEKAQKLSFFNWWMFSIFFGTLFANTILVYIQDNVGWSLGYGLPTIGLLISILIFLAGTPFYRHKVPSGSPFTRMAKVIVAAIRKRKVKLPSDPKELYELQLDEYATKGKFRIDSTPSIRFLNKAAVKTASTSPWRLCSVTQVEETKQMVRMIPILIATFVPSTMLAQINTLFVKQGTTLDRGVGNFKIPPASLAGFVTLSMLISVVLYDRFFVKIMRKLTKNPRGITLLQRMGIGMILHFFIMVIASLTERYRLHVAKEHGVVESGGQVPLTILVLLPQFVLMGTADAFLEVAKIEFFYDQAPEGMKSLGTSYSMTTLGVGNFLSSFLLSTVSHITKEHGHKGWILNNLNASHLDYYYAFFAVLNFLNFIFFLFMTKMYVYKAEISDAIEVLAGELKETPMYRLPNQED; from the exons ATGGCTGCCGTTGAAGAAGGAGCTAACGCCAATCAGTATACACAAGATGGGACAGTCGATCTCAAAGGAAACCCTGTTCTTAGATCCAAGAGAGGTGGATGGACTGCTTGCTCCTTTGTTGTTG TTTATGAGGTGTTTGAACGGATGGCCTACTATGGCATATCGTCGAACTTGATCCTATATTTGACGAAGAAGCTTCACCAAGGTACAGTCACATCTGCTAATAATGTCACAAACTGGGTTGGCACCATTTGGATGACTCCTATTTTGGGTGCATATGTTGCTGATGCTCATCTCGGTCGTTATTGGACATTCCTCATCGCTTGTATCATCTATCTGTCG GGAATGTCTGTATTAACCCTAGCAGTTTCACTTCCTGCTCTGAAACCTCCAAAATGCCTGGAGGCGAATGTCGAAAACTGTAAGAAAGCCTCCACATTACAGTTAGCTGTGTTCTATGGTGCACTCTACACTCTAGCTATTGGCACAGGAGGGACAAAACCAAATATATCAACCATTGGAGCAGACCAATTTGATGACTTCGAGCCTAAGGAGAAGGCTCAAAaactctccttcttcaactggTGGATGTTCAGCATCTTCTTTGGCACTCTCTTTGCCAACACTATTCTTGTTTACATTCAAGATAATGTGGGATGGAGCTTGGGCTATGGACTTCCAACTATTGGCCTTCTCATTTCTATCTTGATTTTTTTGGCTGGCACACCCTTTTACAGACACAAGGTGCCTTCTGGAAGTCCATTTACAAGAATGGCTAAAGTCATAGTAGCTGCaataagaaaaaggaaggTGAAACTTCCTAGTGACCCTAAGGAACTCTATGAGCTTCAACTGGATGAGTATGCAACCAAAGGAAAATTTAGGATTGATTCTACACCGAGCATAAG GTTCCTCAATAAGGCTGCTGTGAAAACAGCCTCAACTAGTCCGTGGAGGCTATGCTCAGTTACTCAAGTGGAAGAGACGAAGCAAATGGTGAGAATGATCCCAATTTTGATTGCTACATTTGTTCCAAGCACTATGCTTGCACAAATCAATACATTGTTTGTCAAACAAGGAACCACCCTTGACCGAGGAGTTGGAAACTTCAAGATCCCCCCAGCAAGTTTAGCTGGATTTGTAACATTGTCCATGCTCATCAGTGTGGTGCTCTATGACCGGTTCTTTGTTAAGATCATGAGAAAGTTGACAAAGAATCCTAGAGGAATCACTCTCCTTCAAAGAATGGGGATTGGAATGATTCTCCACTTTTTCATAATGGTAATTGCATCTCTGACCGAGAGGTATCGACTTCATGTTGCCAAGGAACATGGAGTAGTCGAAAGTGGAGGCCAGGTTCCTCTAACCATACTGGTTTTGCTTCCTCAATTTGTGCTTATGGGGACAGCTGATGCATTTTTAGAGGTTGCCAAGATTGAGTTCTTCTATGATCAAGCACCTGAAGGcatgaagagtcttgggacTTCTTATTCCATGACCACTTTGGGAGTGGGAAACTTTCTCAGTAGTTTTCTTCTTTCAACAGTTTCTCACATCACCAAAGAGCATGGTCACAAGGGGTGGATACTCAACAACTTGAATGCTTCTCATCTTGACTACTATTATGCGTTTTTTGCCGTACTCAACTTCTTaaacttcattttcttcttatttatgACTAAGATGTATGTATACAAGGCAGAAATTTCGGATGCAATTGAAGTGCTCGCTGGAGAGTTGAAGGAGACACCAATGTACAGGCTACCAAATCAAGAAGATTAG
- the LOC126791881 gene encoding protein unc-13 homolog, with translation MGHHARRDSLCSSLLGPRPDYHDSDPDLVWPFGKIDGIDRDDVRETAYEIFFTACRSSPGFGGRNALVFYSNHENGSGESGGSGMGTKPTGVVTTPVSRIKRALGLKMLKRSPSRRMSSGGRSSPSSPNAASTMERSPSTVERGTGMSLTAPPSRPRRPMTSAEIMRQQMRVTEQSDGRLRKTLMRTLVGQMGRRAETIILPLELLRHLKPSEFNDSNEYHQWQKRQLKILEAGLLHYPSIPLDRSNTFSMRLREIIRSVDTKPIDTGKNSDTMRTLCNSVVSLSWRSSNGTPTDVCHWADGFPLNIHLYVSLLQSVFDIRDETLVLDEVDELLELMKKTWSTLGITRPIHNVCFTWVLFQQYVSTALIEPDLLCAAHAMLAEVANNAKRPDREAIYVKILSSVLISMQGWAEKKLLRYHEYFQRGTVGQIENLLPLALSSSKILGEDVSITDETGNGKGDVTLVDNSGDRVEYYIRSSLKQAFAKIMEVGNVTEVKEEAVSEALLQLAKDTEDLACKERESFSPILKRWHTTASGIAAVTLHNCYGAVLKQYLNGASTLTSDTVEILQRAGKLEKVLLQMVVEDSAECEDGGKAIVREMLPYEVDTIIVNLLKKWINERMKRGKECLHRAKESETWNPKSKSEPYAQSAEELMKLAKEIVDEFFEIPIGISEDLVQDLADGMELLFKEYTAFVASCGSKQSYIPTLPPLTRCNRDSKILKLWKKASPCSIGAEDFHPNGTNEGHHPRPSTSRGTQRLYIRLNTLHYLLSHLHSLDKNLSLSPRVVPSTPRSRYTNNRRANNSSYFEVTHASIQSACQHVSEVAAYRLIFLDSNSVFYESLYVGDVANARIRPALRILKQNLTLLGAILTDRAQALAVREVMRTSFEAFLMVLVAGGSSRVFYRSDHEMIEEDFDSLKRVFCSHGEGLISKDVVEHEAETAEGVIGLMGQCTEQLMEDFSIVTCETSGIGVVGSGQRLPMPPTTGRWNRSDPNTILRVLCHRNDKAANQFLKRTFQLAKRR, from the exons ATGGGCCACCATGCTCGCCGTGACTCTCTGTGCAGCTCCCTACTAGGTCCTAGGCCCGACTACCACGACTCCGACCCCGACCTTGTCTGGCCCTTCGGCAAGATCGATGGCATAGACCGTGACGATGTCCGCGAGACTGCCTACGAGATCTTTTTCACCGCCTGCCGCTCTTCCCCGGGTTTTGGTGGTCGAAACGCCCTCGTGTTTTATTCAAATCATGAGAATGGTAGCGGGGAAAGCGGCGGGTCAGGGATGGGGACGAAGCCAACAGGGGTGGTCACGACTCCAGTCAGCCGGATAAAGAGAGCGCTTGGGCTTAAGATGCTCAAGCGCTCACCATCAAGGAGGATGAGTAGTGGTGGTCGTTCAAGTCCGTCATCCCCGAATGCAGCTTCAACTATGGAAAGATCTCCTTCAACTGTAGAGAGGGGTACAGGAATGTCACTCACGGCACCACCATCTAGGCCGAGGCGGCCAATGACCTCAGCCGAGATTATGAGGCAGCAGATGAGAGTGACCGAGCAGAGCGATGGCCGCCTTAGAAAAACCCTCATGAGAACCCTTGTAGGCCAA ATGGGTAGGAGAGCTGAGACGATAATCCTTCCACTGGAGCTTCTCCGCCACCTAAAACCCTCAGAGTTCAACGACTCGAACGAATACCACCAGTGGCAAAAGCGACAGCTCAAAATTCTTGAAGCCGGTCTCCTTCACTACCCCTCAATCCCACTCGACAGGTCCAACACCTTCTCCATGCGTCTCCGTGAAATTATCAGATCAGTCGACACAAAACCCATCGATACTGGCAAAAACTCTGATACAATGCGAACCCTCTGCAACTCAGTAGTCTCATTGTCATGGCGGAGCTCCAATGGAACTCCTACCGACGTTTGCCACTGGGCTGATGGCTTCCCACTCAACATTCACCTCTATGTGTCTCTTCTTCAATCTGTCTTCGACATCAGAGACGAGACTTTAGTCCTCGATGAAGTGGACGAGCTTCTAGAGCTGATGAAGAAGACTTGGTCTACATTGGGGATCACTAGGCCGATTCACAATGTGTGTTTCACGTGGGTTTTGTTCCAACAGTATGTTTCGACTGCACTAATTGAGCCGGATTTATTGTGTGCGGCGCATGCAATGTTGGCGGAGGTGGCTAACAACGCCAAGAGGCCTGACCGTGAGGCTATATATGTTAAGATCTTGTCGTCGGTGTTGATCTCCATGCAGGGGTGGGCGGAGAAGAAGTTGCTTCGGTATCATGAGTATTTTCAAAGAGGGACAGTTGGGCAAATCGAAAATCTTCTCCCTCTAGCCTTGTCATCGTCGAAGATTTTGGGTGAAGATGTTTCCATCACAGATGAGACAGGAAATGGGAAAGGTGATGTTACGTTGGTGGATAACTCCGGTGATCGTGTTGAGTACTACATTCGATCTTCCCTGAAGCAAGCTTTCGCAAAG ATTATGGAAGTTGGGAATGTCACCGAGGTGAAAGAGGAGGCAGTGAGTGAAGCTTTACTTCAGTTGGCCAAAGACACAGAAGATTTAGCCtgtaaagagagagagagcttcaGCCCCATACTGAAGAGATGGCACACAACGGCGTCAGGGATTGCAGCTGTGACGCTTCACAATTGCTACGGGGCTGTGTTGAAGCAATACTTAAATGGTGCGTCCACACTTACATCCGACACAGTTGAGATATTGCAGAGAGCTGGAAAGCTAGAGAAAGTTCTACTCCAGATGGTAGTGGAGGACTCTGCTGAATGCGAAGATGGGGGCAAAGCGATTGTGAGAGAGATGCTTCCGTATGAAGTTGATACAATCATAGTAAATCTTTTGAAAAAATGGATTAATGAGAGAATGAAGAGAGGGAAAGAGTGTCTCCACAGAGCAAAAGAGAGCGAG ACATGGAATCCAAAGTCTAAATCAGAGCCATATGCACAATCAGCTGAGGAGCTCATGAAATTGGCAAAGGAAATCGTTGACGAATTTTTTGAAATCCCAATTGGAATTTCAGAAGATTTAGTTCAAGATCTTGCTGATGGAATGGAGCTTCTCTTCAAAGAGTACACTGCATTTGTTGCTTCTTGTG GTTCCAAGCAAAGCTATATTCCTACACTTCCTCCTTTGACAAGATGCAACCGAGACTCGAAGATCCTCAAGCTGTGGAAAAAAGCTAGCCCTTGCAGCATTGGAGCAGAAGATTTCCACCCAAATGGAACAAATGAAGGTCACCACCCTCGGCCTTCAACAAGCCGAGGGACGCAACGCCTCTACATTCGTCTCAACACCTTGCACTATCTTCTTTCTCACCTTCATTCTCTTGATAAaaatctttctctctcccctcgAGTCGTTCCTTCAACACCACGCAGCCGTTATACTAACAACCGGAGGGCCAACAATTCCTCATACTTTGAAGTTACCCACGCATCAATCCAATCAGCATGCCAACATGTGTCAGAAGTAGCTGCATATCGCTTAATTTTCCTAGACTCCAACTCTGTGTTCTATGAAAGTCTCTACGTTGGGGATGTAGCCAATGCAAGAATCAGACCTGCATTGAGAATTCTCAAACAAAATCTTACTCTTCTAGGTGCAATTCTCACTGATAGAGCTCAGGCCTTGGCAGTAAGAGAAGTAATGAGGACATCTTTTGAGGCATTCCTTATGGTTTTGGTTGCTGGAGGAAGCTCCCGGGTGTTTTATCGGAGTGATCATGAGATGATCGAGGAGGACTTTGATAGTTTAAAACGAGTATTTTGCTCTCATGGAGAAGGGTTGATATCTAAGGATGTGGTCGAACATGAGGCGGAGACGGCGGAAGGAGTAATCGGTTTGATGGGCCAATGTACTGAACAACTTATGGAAGATTTCAGCATTGTGACCTGTGAAACAAGTGGGATAGGAGTTGTTGGTTCAGGGCAGAGGCTTCCAATGCCTCCAACCACAGGAAGATGGAATAGATCAGATCCAAACACCATATTGAGGGTCTTGTGCCACAGGAATGACAAAGCAGCAAACCAATTCTTAAAGAGAACATTCCAGTTAGCAaagagaagatga